One genomic segment of Vibrio sp. SCSIO 43136 includes these proteins:
- a CDS encoding bifunctional GNAT family N-acetyltransferase/hotdog fold thioesterase yields the protein MFKLITPKTDNQHNKYYHFRWKMLREPWQLPIGSERDEFDPMSHHRMIVDSKGRPMAIGRLYITPDDDGQIRYMAVKPNRRNRGLGSLVLVALESLARQEGVKRLVCNARQDAIAFYEQNGFTSHGELGDERGPVRHQQMVKELDPLANVLRRPEWCAELQQRWEQQIPISDKMGIKINQYTGYRFECAAQLNPNLNPHNTMFAGSAFTLATLTGWGMTWLLMKERNLQADIVLADSHIRYRHPVTESPLAVTSLDGISGDLDRLENGRRARVIIKTIIYSGDVEAVEFTGTYMLLPRD from the coding sequence ATGTTTAAACTCATCACTCCAAAAACCGATAACCAGCATAACAAGTATTACCACTTTCGCTGGAAAATGCTGCGTGAACCATGGCAACTCCCTATTGGCTCAGAGCGTGATGAATTTGACCCAATGAGCCATCATCGCATGATTGTGGACAGTAAAGGGCGACCGATGGCGATTGGTCGCCTCTACATTACCCCAGATGATGATGGTCAGATACGTTATATGGCGGTAAAGCCTAATCGTCGCAATCGTGGATTGGGCTCGCTGGTACTGGTGGCTTTAGAGTCATTGGCGCGTCAAGAAGGCGTTAAGCGACTGGTGTGTAACGCACGCCAAGACGCCATCGCCTTTTATGAGCAAAACGGCTTTACCAGTCATGGCGAGCTTGGGGATGAGCGTGGACCTGTGCGTCACCAGCAAATGGTCAAAGAGCTCGACCCACTGGCAAACGTGTTACGCCGCCCTGAATGGTGCGCCGAGCTACAGCAGCGCTGGGAGCAGCAAATCCCTATCAGTGACAAGATGGGGATCAAAATCAATCAGTACACAGGCTACCGCTTTGAGTGTGCTGCACAGTTAAACCCGAACCTCAATCCGCACAACACCATGTTTGCAGGGTCTGCATTTACCTTAGCAACCTTGACTGGCTGGGGGATGACCTGGCTATTGATGAAAGAGCGCAACTTGCAGGCAGATATCGTGCTGGCAGATAGCCATATTCGTTACAGACACCCAGTGACCGAAAGCCCATTAGCGGTGACTTCACTCGATGGCATCAGTGGTGATCTAGATAGACTTGAGAACGGACGCCGAGCTAGGGTTATCATCAAAACCATTATTTACAGTGGTGATGTCGAAGCGGTCGAGTTCACGGGCACCTACATGTTGCTACCTAGAGATTAG
- the dtd gene encoding D-aminoacyl-tRNA deacylase, with protein sequence MIALIQRVSEASVKVDGEIVGEIDKGLLVLLGVEKDDDEAKAKRLVERVLTYRVFGDEEDKMNLNVQQVNGKVLVVSQFTLPADTKKGTRAGFSRGAHPADAEKWYDYFADKCAETLPTERGRFGADMKVSLVNDGPVTFWLQV encoded by the coding sequence GTGATAGCACTGATACAACGAGTAAGTGAAGCGTCGGTAAAAGTAGACGGCGAGATTGTTGGCGAGATCGATAAAGGCCTGTTAGTCCTGCTCGGGGTGGAAAAAGATGATGATGAAGCTAAGGCAAAACGCTTGGTGGAACGTGTGCTCACTTACCGCGTGTTTGGCGATGAAGAAGACAAAATGAACCTTAATGTTCAACAAGTGAACGGAAAGGTTCTGGTGGTGTCTCAATTTACACTGCCTGCGGATACTAAAAAAGGCACGCGAGCAGGCTTTTCTCGCGGAGCACACCCAGCCGATGCCGAGAAGTGGTACGACTATTTTGCCGACAAGTGTGCTGAAACCCTTCCAACCGAGCGTGGTCGCTTCGGGGCGGATATGAAGGTGTCACTGGTCAATGATGGTCCAGTAACATTTTGGCTTCAGGTGTAA